CTTGACCACATGGGAGGGCATTTCGCTGAGGGCGGCGGCAAGCGCGAGGTCCTTCTCCGCAAAGCCGAGATTGTCCGCTTCCTGGGCGGCCTTTGCGCGAAACTCTTCCCATAGCGGCAGCGCCTTTTCGCTCAATGTCATCGGCCCCTCCAGCTTGCGCAGATCCTCGAATTGCAGCGCCAACCGCGTAAGCGCGCCTTCATCGGGTTGGGGAACGTGAATGATCGTGCGCCCAATACGCTGGGATAGGTAATACAGGAAGCGCCGGCTCATCCCGTCGCGCTGGTCCAATTTATTGAACCGGCACACATTGAAGGTCGCGCCAAAGAGGATGCTGGTGGAGGTAACGGGAATGATGCGCGTAGTCTTTGCACCATCCCCGTTTTTGCGGAACGATTCGCGCAATTCACTGCAATCGTAGAGCTCCAGGTATTTCTTGGCGACCATCTTGCCGTAACTGCTCTCCGCCCAATTGGCCAAGACGGAATTGGCGTCATCCGCGATCAGGATCTTATCGGGATGGCCGCCACATTCCGGCTCATACTGGTCGAAGAGCGCTTCCAGGCTGACAATCGCGGAACTGAATTGCGCGGGCTTGAGCAAGCGCTTCCCCAGGCCTTCAACCATCTTGATCGCAGTTGTTTTCCGGTCGCCCGGCTTGCCTGCGAGCAGCGCGTAGAGGTTGGGATACTTCGGGCGGTCCAGATTGAACCATACCCGCCGACCGAGAAAGGTGCCGATCACGGGCAGCACGCATCCAATCAGGTAGCAATCTGCGCTTTCGGCATACTTGCGCGCATACTCCATCCAGTCATGAAGAACCGAATCTTCTGGGTAGATCGCGCGGCTGAGCGAGTGGAGGCCTGTGGGATTTGTGGGAAACTCGTCGCTGGCTTCATGGGCGATGCTTTCGAAGTAGCTGTTTCCCACATTTCCCACGGGAGCCCCTGCCTCTGGCGATGGGTGGTGGCCGCTCATCCTGCCACCTCCTCGTCGCCGGGCAGCTCGTTCAGGTAAGAGATCAAGCTGTCGAAGTTGATCAGGCGGATGCCGCGCGTCGCACCGCGCTTGCGCAGCACCTTGCTGTCAACCGGCGGGTTGTAATCGTTGGTGTCGCTGGCGATGGTCAGCTCGTTGAGGGTGGATCGCGAAAGCCCCGTGTAGGGGCAGCGCTTTCCAGGTAAAGGAAGGCGGATAAACTCCGGCTTCGAATGCGTTGCGCTCTGAGTGAGGGCAGCGGCTTTCAGGTTGGTAGCTTTATCAAACATGACGCCATTAAGTCGATTCGACGCCATGTCAGATAGTGACACATTTAGATATCTAAATATGTCACCCCTGCGGAGACTCCAGCCAGCGGAAGCTCTTTTCGGCGGTGGCTGCCTGGCGTTTGAGCTTCCGAAGTAGGTCACTTTCCGGGAAATTGTCTTTCGCTGCCTCCGGCTGGTAGAGGTCGATGTAATCGCTCCAAGAGTTGACCGCCTGCTTTCGCCGCCAGACGCCCAAGCATTCCAACGCTGTTTCCGCCTTGATTGGCAGCTTCTCGCTTTCCATGGCGCGCGTCGTCACATTGCGCAGGCCTTTAAACTCTTCCGGGCGGTTGCGCTTCAGGAACTTCTCAAACTCCGCCTTCAGCTCCTTGTCGGTCGCGCCCCAGTTGAGACCGAGGAACACGAGCGTTTGCAGTCCGTGACGATCTGTATTCAGGAAAGGCGCAGTGTAGCAATCGGGGGTTGCGGGCTTGAGTGCGCGCATGGCCAGTCCACGCGAAACGTCCTCTTCACGATAGGCCACTAGCGGTTCGCCCACCGCGAGAGGACCGAAGACTGCCAGATGGATGTGCCCTTCTTGCGTGTACGCGAATGGCTTTTCCGGGAACTCCATCCAGTTGCATATTAGCTCCAAGTAAGATGCGCAGCGCATGGGCTTTGCGGGTTCCGTCTCCAATGCGGGAGCGGATTGCGGAAAGGGTTCCATCCGAGGCGCGGCGTCCGCCATCGCCGCCCGCATCCGCGCAACGGCAGCTTTGATCCGCTCCGAAGATCGGCAATATTCGTAGTAGAAGACCTGGATCAGCTGGTCGGGGTGCCGGTAAGCGCTGAAATCCCATTCCACTTCGGGCAGCGGCTCCGGTTCGTGACGGCGTCTCTTTTGGCTCATGAGAAGTGAGGCAGGCTATCGAGAGCGCGCTTCTTGGCGTCAAACTCAATGTGCGTGTAGGTTCGGCTGATCGCCTTCGAATCGTGCCCAATAATGTCCATTGCCACCGCCTCCGAAACGCCCGCGTTCTTGAGCAAGCTGGTAGCCGTGTGCCGCAAGCAGTGGAAGGAAAGCTCGTTGGTGCGGCGACCTTCGGTTGCCTCCGCATCCTTGCGCTTGCTGTGGCTGCGGGGTGGGGCAAGGTTCGCTGCAACCATGATCTCGTAAAACTGGTTGGAAAGCTGCCCGGTCTTACCGGTCTTCTCCACGATTGCGGAAGCCGACGGAAAAACGGGGGCGTCCGGCCTGTCTGGGGCAGAAAGCTGAAGCAGGTAGTCGTGCAGCGGCTGTGCAAGGGGGACGTTTACCGGCCGATCGGTCTTGCTGGTGACGAAGAAGATTTGCTGCTGGGCCAAGTCGATATTGGTCCAGGTAAGGCGCGCGATATCGCCGAGGCGCTGGCCCGTGTAGAGGCCGCAGAGGATCATGCCCTTCCAGTCGTCGGTTGAGGCTGCGAGCAGGCGTTTCAGCTCGTTGAGGTTAAAGGCACGGCGTTCTTTGCCTGCGCCAGCCACTCGTTTTGCAGTCGGGACCTTTGCCTCTGGATTCTCCAGCATCAGATTGTCCCGCCAAGCGTCGTTGAACGCCACACGAAGCACCTTCAGGTAGAGGTTTGCCGAAGCTGGCGACAGACGCTCAATAGTGGCTTCGCGAAAGCCGATAAAGTTGCGTGGGGTCAGGAAATTCAGGTCGTTGTGCTGGGTATCTCCGAGGTAGGCGAGGAAGTTTTTGATCACCACTTGATACTTCTGCCATGCGCTCGGGCTGATCTCGTTCTTCTTGCGCGCAATCCAGCCGTTCAGAAAATCCTCAATGGTTGTCGAAGCAAGATCGTCGTTGTGGATCTCCTGATAGGCGTCGGTAAAAAGCTTGCGGATCTGGGTTTCAGAGAGCCGCTTTCGATAGGCATCCTCCAATGCGTGGGCCAGCTTCTCGGCCTGCTTGCGGTTGGTCATCTTGGTGCTGCGCTTACGCTGCTTGCCGTGACTGTCGGTAAAGCAGGCGACCCAATACTTGCTTTGCGGATGCTTCCAAAGTGAGGCCATTTCTAAGAATGAAACTAAGAATGACGCAGACTGTCAATCATGTCATGGAAGCGCAAGATGCTGTATTTTAGCGGCCTGTGAAGGTGTGGTCTGGCCTTCTGTGTCACCGGGGGTTCGAATCCCTCTCTCTCCGCCATTTTCCCTACACCTTGAATTCGCGCTTGAAGCGCTCTTTGGCGCCGGTTTCGACCATGGAGCCGTGGGTGGGGATGAGGCGGTCGAAGTCGAGCTGGAGCAGCTCGTCGATGCTAGCAAGGAAGGCGGCGCGGTCGGTAATCGTCTGGCGGAAGATGCGGGTGGGGCGCAGCTGGCCGTTGACGCCGTTGAGACGGAAGAAGAGCCGCGTGAACAGAGGGGCCTCGCGACCAAAGTTCATCACCAGATCGCTGACGAGCAGGGAGCGGGTGGGGGCGTGGTAAAAGGCTGTCTCCTGCGTGGTGGTGCCGCGCAGCTGGATGGGGCGCAGAACGGGCAGCCAGCTCTCGGGCCATTCAGCAAAGGTGCGCCGCGCATTGGTGAGGTCTGGACTCACCTTCAAGTCGGGCGAAGCGTAGAGCTTGCACTCGCTGAAGAGGCGCAGCACGTCCTCCAGGTAAGTGTCGTGAAACAGGGTGGGGGTGACGATGGAGCCGATGCGGCCGCGTGGCTGGAGATCGCTCAGTAGCTCGGGTGAGATCGGGTTGGGGTTGTGGAGCTGGATCGAGCCATTGGGCAGGCGGACGACCACCATGCGCCGCCTCAGCTGCACTCCGAAGAGTGAAAAAGGTATTTCATGGACCCAGAGTGACGGCGCGATGCGAAGTAACCCGGGAGTGACATGAGGTGAAAGCACTCCCAAATCTGCTTCAGGAATCTTGGCTGGACAAGTGAAACTTTACGTTTGCTTAACTTTTAACGCGGTTCGAGCAAGGCCGGATCTGGACCTACGAATTCGATTTCACGACTTACAGTTGCCCCCTCATCCGTATACAGTTCGAGGCGGAAGCGGAAATTGCCGGAGTAGGTGTCGCGGGGCACCAGAACGACGGCGGTTGCGGTGGCTTCCTGCATGGGCTGCAGGCGGATGCGCTCGGTAAGGCCGCGCAGCTCCAGCGCTTGATCGCCTGCACTGGCCACGGCCCATACTTCCATCGGGCGCTCGCTCTTGTTGACGAGGCGCACCTGGTATTGGTTGCGCACGCCTGCGCCGTCGACGTAAAAGGGCGAGCCTCTCATGCGGACGACGTTGGCGCTGAGCGGCTCATAGCTGTTGAAGGAGAAGGCGGCTACGCAGAGGCCGATAAGGCCAAACACCATGTAGAGCAGAGTGCGTGCGCGGACCAGCTTGCTCTTGCGGCCCTCCAGCTGCTCGTCGGTGGCGTAGCGGATGAGGCCGCGCGGGCGGTTGAGCTTGTCCATCACCGTGTCGCAGGCGTCGATGCAGCCCGCGCAGCCGATGCACTCGAGCTGCAGCCCTTGGCGGATGTCGATGCCGGTGGGGCAGACCTGGACGCAGCGGCGGCAGTCGATGCAGTCGCCCGCGTTGGGGTCGCGCGGTTTGCCCGGCGGATTGCCGCGGTTGTAGTCGTAGGCGACGTTGTAGGTGTGGTTGTCGATCAGCGCGCTCTGGAAGCGGCCGTAGGGGCAGATAATGATGCAGAGCTGCTCGCGGAACCACGCAAAGTTGCCGTAAATGAGCGCGGTGGAGGCGGCGACGAAGAGGAAGGCCGACCAGTGCTGCAGCGGGCTGTCGATCAGCATGCCCCAGAGGCCGGGGATCGAGACGAAGTAGCTGAGGAAGATGTGGGCGATGACGGCCGCGAGCAGGACGAAGATCGTGTGCTTGGCGACGCGCTTGATGGCCTTGTCGGGCGTCCAGCTGGCGCGGTCGAGCTTCTTGCGCGTGGCGGCGTCGCCTTCGATCCAGCGCTCGATGCGGCGGAAGACGTGTTCGAGGAAGACCGTTTGCGGGCAAGCCCAGCCGCACCAGACGCGCCCGAAGAGCGCCGTGACGAAAAAGAGCAGGAAGGCGAGCCCGGTGATGCCGAAGAAGAGCATCCACATGTCCTGCGCGGCAAACGTGAGCCCGAAGAGGTGGAAGCGCTGGCGCGCCACGTCGAGAAAGACCGCCGGGTGTCCATTGATCGGGATCCACGGCAGGGCGATGTAGACGACGATGAGCAGCACGGCCACGATGCGCCGCCATGCGGTAAACCGGCCTTTGACATCCGAGGGGTGGATGATGAAGCGCGAACCGTCACGGTTGATCGTGGTGACGGTGTTGAGGTTCGGTGCCTTGGGGGATGTGCTGCTCATGGTGTGGACAGACCGTTCGGTTCAGCTGATGAAGGCCAACACCGCAAGCGCCGGGCGAACCGGGCGTTTGCGGCGATTGAAAGGCTTTACTGGGCAACGGGAGGATTCAGCGTCGCGGCG
This genomic stretch from Verrucomicrobiota bacterium JB022 harbors:
- a CDS encoding DUF3987 domain-containing protein, with product MSGHHPSPEAGAPVGNVGNSYFESIAHEASDEFPTNPTGLHSLSRAIYPEDSVLHDWMEYARKYAESADCYLIGCVLPVIGTFLGRRVWFNLDRPKYPNLYALLAGKPGDRKTTAIKMVEGLGKRLLKPAQFSSAIVSLEALFDQYEPECGGHPDKILIADDANSVLANWAESSYGKMVAKKYLELYDCSELRESFRKNGDGAKTTRIIPVTSTSILFGATFNVCRFNKLDQRDGMSRRFLYYLSQRIGRTIIHVPQPDEGALTRLALQFEDLRKLEGPMTLSEKALPLWEEFRAKAAQEADNLGFAEKDLALAAALSEMPSHVVKVAMIFHLCRFAKKRVLLWNEISLESLQCAIDHVRLCVEASRFLDTASQQARIAEEADTMHANILCRFPDATGKDAVVLSKTALTNAFAKNPGRVGGIRPSYLYGTLIPHLIQHGKAKCFREGRAWRYAFRRDED
- the ccoG gene encoding cytochrome c oxidase accessory protein CcoG, whose protein sequence is MSSTSPKAPNLNTVTTINRDGSRFIIHPSDVKGRFTAWRRIVAVLLIVVYIALPWIPINGHPAVFLDVARQRFHLFGLTFAAQDMWMLFFGITGLAFLLFFVTALFGRVWCGWACPQTVFLEHVFRRIERWIEGDAATRKKLDRASWTPDKAIKRVAKHTIFVLLAAVIAHIFLSYFVSIPGLWGMLIDSPLQHWSAFLFVAASTALIYGNFAWFREQLCIIICPYGRFQSALIDNHTYNVAYDYNRGNPPGKPRDPNAGDCIDCRRCVQVCPTGIDIRQGLQLECIGCAGCIDACDTVMDKLNRPRGLIRYATDEQLEGRKSKLVRARTLLYMVFGLIGLCVAAFSFNSYEPLSANVVRMRGSPFYVDGAGVRNQYQVRLVNKSERPMEVWAVASAGDQALELRGLTERIRLQPMQEATATAVVLVPRDTYSGNFRFRLELYTDEGATVSREIEFVGPDPALLEPR
- a CDS encoding tyrosine-type recombinase/integrase — encoded protein: MTNRKQAEKLAHALEDAYRKRLSETQIRKLFTDAYQEIHNDDLASTTIEDFLNGWIARKKNEISPSAWQKYQVVIKNFLAYLGDTQHNDLNFLTPRNFIGFREATIERLSPASANLYLKVLRVAFNDAWRDNLMLENPEAKVPTAKRVAGAGKERRAFNLNELKRLLAASTDDWKGMILCGLYTGQRLGDIARLTWTNIDLAQQQIFFVTSKTDRPVNVPLAQPLHDYLLQLSAPDRPDAPVFPSASAIVEKTGKTGQLSNQFYEIMVAANLAPPRSHSKRKDAEATEGRRTNELSFHCLRHTATSLLKNAGVSEAVAMDIIGHDSKAISRTYTHIEFDAKKRALDSLPHFS
- a CDS encoding DUF4336 domain-containing protein, which translates into the protein MLSPHVTPGLLRIAPSLWVHEIPFSLFGVQLRRRMVVVRLPNGSIQLHNPNPISPELLSDLQPRGRIGSIVTPTLFHDTYLEDVLRLFSECKLYASPDLKVSPDLTNARRTFAEWPESWLPVLRPIQLRGTTTQETAFYHAPTRSLLVSDLVMNFGREAPLFTRLFFRLNGVNGQLRPTRIFRQTITDRAAFLASIDELLQLDFDRLIPTHGSMVETGAKERFKREFKV